One stretch of Harmonia axyridis chromosome 1, icHarAxyr1.1, whole genome shotgun sequence DNA includes these proteins:
- the LOC123678258 gene encoding uncharacterized protein C14orf119: MLSADAQIRYMIQWFQEWSDLQKSDFLPIMAERYANRVFVNGIVNSLANVECRDKPMSLFECRVKLFKEWFIQWSVDQKDYFFKQITELDSTFAEKLNSELNNGAVAMVNGNGDLDGEVIDD, encoded by the exons ATGCTTAGTGCAGATGCTCAAATACGATATATGATCCAGTGGTTTCAAGAATGGAGTGACCTACAAAAATCTGATTTTCTGCCAATCATGGCAGAAAGATATGCCAATAGAGTATTTGTGAATGGTATTGTCAACAGCCTTGCCAATGTAGAATGTAGAGACAAACCCATGTCTCTTTTTGAATGTAGA GTCAAATTATTCAAGGAGTGGTTTATTCAATGGTCTGTCGATCAaaaagattattttttcaagCAAATAACTGAACTGGACTCAACATTTgctgaaaaattaaattcagaaTTGAACAATGGTGCTGTTGCAATGGTTAATGGGAATGGTGATTTAGATGGGGAGGTTATAGATGATTAA
- the LOC123680822 gene encoding L-xylulose reductase-like isoform X2 translates to MGEYTSAGFEVPTSCSCRAAVSEVDLQETSNVDAEPDILNVVKDERLNFKNKRAIVSGPLTHLGKKLVKELVKQGAKVIAFGGSEGDLVHLRKTNPQIEIIPADLKSWLHTEIAFGKVGPVDYLVNCAECNALGSIADITEEDVDYILNTNLKAAINISRMVAKSFIQHSIRGSIVNVSSQASKIGLRKQSIFCASKAGLDGYTRAAALELASLGIRINCVNPTVLMPELKEGIWCDHKMSDALLSRIPLKKFCELQEVVDAIIFLLSDNASFITGICLSIDGGISSS, encoded by the exons ATGGGCGAATACACAAGCGCTGGATTTGAAGTGCCGACAAGTTGTTCTTGCAGGGCTGCTGTAAGTGAAG tGGATCTACAGGAGACGAGTAATG TTGATGCAGAACCTGACATTTTGAATG TGGTTAAAGACGAGAGACTCAACTTCAAAAATAAAAGGGCCATCGTCTCAGGTCCTTTGACTCATTTGGGCAAGAAGTTGGTAAAAGAGCTCGTTAAGCAGGGAGCCAAAGTGATAGCCTTTGGTGGTTCAGAAGGAGATCTTGTGCATTTGCGTAAAACTAATCCACAGATTGAGATCATTCCGGCAGATCTGAAGAGTTGGCTTCATACAGAAATAGCTTTCGGCAAAGTAGGCCCAGTAGATTATCTAGTCAACTGTGCCGAATGTAACGCCCTAGGTAGTATAGCCGACATAACTGAAGAAGACGTGGACTACATTTTGAATACCAATCTGAAAG CTGCCATCAACATCTCAAGAATGGTCGCTAAATCGTTCATCCAGCACTCTATAAGAGGCAGCATCGTGAACGTATCTTCTCAAGCTTCAAAAATAGGTTTGAGGAAGCAGTCGATATTTTGTGCCTCCAAAGCAGGACTAGACGGTTATACGAGAGCTGCAGCCTTGGAGTTAGCCTCGTTGGGGATCCGGATCAACTGCGTTAACCCCACAGTTCTGATGCCAGAGCTGAAGGAGGGCATTTGGTGCGATCACAAGATGAGCGATGCCCTGCTTTCGAGAATCCCTTTGAAGAAGTTTTGCGAGTTGCAGGAAGTGGTGGATGCGATTATATTTCTTTTAAGCGATAACGCGTCTTTTATTACCGGCATTTGTTTGTCTATCGATGGAGGTATTTCGAGTTCTTGA
- the LOC123680822 gene encoding L-xylulose reductase-like isoform X1, with the protein MGEYTSAGFEVPTSCSCRAAWIYRRRVMVSQIKLRESLNFKRIFITVDAEPDILNVVKDERLNFKNKRAIVSGPLTHLGKKLVKELVKQGAKVIAFGGSEGDLVHLRKTNPQIEIIPADLKSWLHTEIAFGKVGPVDYLVNCAECNALGSIADITEEDVDYILNTNLKAAINISRMVAKSFIQHSIRGSIVNVSSQASKIGLRKQSIFCASKAGLDGYTRAAALELASLGIRINCVNPTVLMPELKEGIWCDHKMSDALLSRIPLKKFCELQEVVDAIIFLLSDNASFITGICLSIDGGISSS; encoded by the exons ATGGGCGAATACACAAGCGCTGGATTTGAAGTGCCGACAAGTTGTTCTTGCAGGGCTGCT tGGATCTACAGGAGACGAGTAATGGTGAGTCAGATAAAGCTTAGGGAATCTTTAAATTTCAAACGCATTTTCATTACAGTTGATGCAGAACCTGACATTTTGAATG TGGTTAAAGACGAGAGACTCAACTTCAAAAATAAAAGGGCCATCGTCTCAGGTCCTTTGACTCATTTGGGCAAGAAGTTGGTAAAAGAGCTCGTTAAGCAGGGAGCCAAAGTGATAGCCTTTGGTGGTTCAGAAGGAGATCTTGTGCATTTGCGTAAAACTAATCCACAGATTGAGATCATTCCGGCAGATCTGAAGAGTTGGCTTCATACAGAAATAGCTTTCGGCAAAGTAGGCCCAGTAGATTATCTAGTCAACTGTGCCGAATGTAACGCCCTAGGTAGTATAGCCGACATAACTGAAGAAGACGTGGACTACATTTTGAATACCAATCTGAAAG CTGCCATCAACATCTCAAGAATGGTCGCTAAATCGTTCATCCAGCACTCTATAAGAGGCAGCATCGTGAACGTATCTTCTCAAGCTTCAAAAATAGGTTTGAGGAAGCAGTCGATATTTTGTGCCTCCAAAGCAGGACTAGACGGTTATACGAGAGCTGCAGCCTTGGAGTTAGCCTCGTTGGGGATCCGGATCAACTGCGTTAACCCCACAGTTCTGATGCCAGAGCTGAAGGAGGGCATTTGGTGCGATCACAAGATGAGCGATGCCCTGCTTTCGAGAATCCCTTTGAAGAAGTTTTGCGAGTTGCAGGAAGTGGTGGATGCGATTATATTTCTTTTAAGCGATAACGCGTCTTTTATTACCGGCATTTGTTTGTCTATCGATGGAGGTATTTCGAGTTCTTGA
- the LOC123678248 gene encoding trypsin-like, translating into MIIILTILELVWRIYALKSYRNSDRIIGGRQCSIEENPFAVSVRTTRKLTHFCGGSLIKPQWVLTAAHCTYEFVNEPEKLTCVIGLSEYHRSKVQSITADRINVHQYYTFPAIFHDISLIHLLWPALLFNNVGLIGIPKISQDSLGCTNGRITGWGSMRAWDPDKDLKPTSELSTHLMCVDVSVMSIDECINRTRGRTNEFVLCTLIGKDAKDACQGDSGGALFCGNTQIGIIASGKGCGVSNNLAYYTNLQRYIDYIENTVSGCENRIKNLFIVLLLSITFYLILEKR; encoded by the coding sequence ATGATTATAATCTTGACAATATTGGAGTTGGTGTGGAGGATATATGCGTTGAAGAGTTATCGGAACTCGGACAGAATCATCGGTGGAAGGCAATGTTCAATAGAAGAAAACCCTTTTGCAGTATCAGTTAGAACAACTAGGAAGCTGACGCATTTTTGTGGAGGGTCTCTGATCAAACCACAGTGGGTTCTGACAGCTGCACATTGTACGTACGAATTTGTCAATGAACCCGAGAAATTAACCTGTGTAATTGGACTGTCCGAGTATCATAGGAGTAAAGTACAATCCATCACAGCAGACAGGATAAATGTCCATCAATATTACACATTTCCAGCGATTTTTCACGACATTTCGCTTATTCACCTACTCTGGCCTGCCCTATTATTCAATAACGTTGGTTTAATCGGAATCCCAAAGATTTCTCAAGATTCATTAGGTTGCACAAATGGAAGAATAACAGGATGGGGTTCTATGCGAGCTTGGGATCCTGATAAAGATCTAAAGCCTACTAGTGAGCTCTCAACTCACCTGATGTGTGTTGATGTTAGTGTGATGAGTATAGATGAATGTATAAATAGGACCAGAGGACGAACCAATGAGTTTGTCCTTTGCACACTCATAGGAAAAGATGCCAAGGATGCTTGTCAGGGTGATTCAGGAGGGGCCCTTTTTTGTGGAAACACTCAAATAGGAATAATAGCATCCGGAAAAGGATGTGGAGTTTCGAATAATTTAGCTTACTACACCAATCTCCAAAGGTACATCGATTACATCGAGAATACCGTTTCAGGATGTGAAAATAGGATTAAGAacctttttattgttttattgctatctataactttttatttgatattggAAAAGCGGTGA
- the LOC123682119 gene encoding uncharacterized protein LOC123682119, translating to MYKMDSESRTFYYIVIFWVLLVLLGSILQRCCAYRELQNVYTSYLYGDTGPPIDYFDQGNETGSVRCSEILITRIEGGPSVKTNEFDKPPSYDEDLPTYNQAIEMEKKIKIHRSKEKTTSKGVV from the exons ATGTATAAAATGGATAGTGAATCCAGAACAttctattatattgttattttttgggTGCTTCTAGTGCTTCTCGGTTCTATATTGCAAAGATGCTGTGCTTATCGAGAACTTCAGAACGTTTATACCAGCTATCTTTATGGCGATACTGGACCACCTATCGATTACT TTGACCAAGGAAATGAAACAGGAAGTGTAAGATGTTCGGAAATTTTAATCACTCGAATAGAAGGAGGACCTTCAGTGAAAACAAATGAGTTTGACAAGCCTCCCAGCTATGATGAAG ATCTTCCCACATACAATCAAGCAATCGAgatggagaaaaaaattaaaattcatagaAGTAAGGAGAAAACTACATCGAAAGGTGTTGTGTGA
- the LOC123678234 gene encoding structural maintenance of chromosomes protein 2 → MYIKSIVLDGFKSYGQRTEITGFDDQFTAITGLNGSGKSNILDAICFVLGITNLTHVRAANLQDLIYKSGQAGVNKATVSITFDNSNPAQQPPGFENFKEITVTRQIILGGKNKYLINGSNVTNKRVQDLFCSIQLNVNNPHFLIMQGKITKVLNMKPPEILAMLEEAAGTRMYEVKRQVALKTVEKKDAKLKEIKGVYTEEIMPKLNKLKEERAQFLEFQRMERELQYMLGVYKGWQYHVSIRSTKKAEEALEVAKNKIEAIEQEIEANKNNAQELEEHIKDLMQTNQSEASDRLKALETELKEKLAIEAKAKASAKGLSTDIANEEKKKKALETNLNDDTKALVSKENELSKVQSLFETLKENEARDKEDLSVAQKKYEALAAGMEVNEEGKTQSLQEQLMTAKQEAAEANTERKQASMELSFCQNSLKEKKKTLGNNASDYQKDKVNLDRIVKECSTIEHALEKINYSEETMQHWNSRRSEVKKEIHRIRERLDNFEAHRPYSQFKYRDPETNFNRNRVNGVVCRLIQVTDPKACTALETAAGGRLYNVVVDTDTTSKLLLQRGNLQSRTTFIPLNKIQSHAMDQRTIKLAQNMFGEENVQPALSLINYDKRLRPAMEFIFGNVFICKDMDIARQVTFHDQIRKKCVTLDGDVTDPSGTLSGGARQRGGSVLLELKDIKNLENQLVQLEQELQQIEHESRQMTNCQTQYNQLKQKFEFKQHELRLIEQRLQQTEHHRQQEEVNNLIKQMEDLVEKEKTCKEIEQKCNQKAKELELKMRDIKGYRDKQLKDAEMEMQRAKQKADKSQKEWEKHEDQYQTLTLEISELKKAIENTNSQLQLAIETIQQLQQTAQDSSENFETIKSVVKNLNERVTQEKTAIAAQNKEIEKKVSQKEKILERNNELLLDIKKINHETKKLDDELRNCQGREADLSKKLTNEKQYLEEGSKLSDKEGQHLERRIREMQETRNKIGRRVNTKAQTMFEQEEKQYNEMRKKQHMVENDKKKLIMVMEDLDRKKKESLKLAFDQVSKDFGSIFNTLLPGANAKLAAPFGSTILEGVEVKVSLGGVWKESLTELSGGQRSLAALSLILAMLLFKPAPLYILDEVDAALDLSHTQNIGNMLKAHFKKSQFIIVSLKDGMFNNANVLFRTKFVDGVSTVQRTTNKS, encoded by the exons ATGTATATTAAGAGCATTGTTTTAGACGGTTTCAAATCGTATGGCCAAAGAACTGAAATTACTGGATTTGATGACCAATTTACAGCTATAACTGGTCTCAACGGAAGTGGAAAATCCAACATTTTAGATGctatttgttttgttttgggaaTTACTAACTTGACTCAT GTCAGAGCAGCAAATCTACAAGATCTTATTTACAAAAGTGGACAAGCAGGAGTTAATAAAGCAACCGTGTCAATTACTTTTGATAATAGTAATCCTGCACAGCAACCCCCAGGTTTTGAGAATTTCAAAGAAATCACAGTGACAAGACAAATTATTTTGggtggaaaaaataaatatctcatCAATGGTTCTAATGTAACAAACAAAAGAGTTCAGGATCTTTTCTGTTCTATTCAACTTAATGTTAATAACCCACATTTCTTAATTATGCAAGGAAAAATTACAAAAGTTCTTAACATGAAGCCTCCAGAG ATTTTAGCAATGTTAGAAGAAGCAGCAGGTACAAGAATGTATGAAGTCAAAAGACAGGTTGCTCTTAAGACTGTTGAAAAAAAAGATGCAAAGCTCAAAGAAATTAAAGGA GTTTATACAGAAGAAATCATGCCCAAATTGAATAAACTCAAAGAAGAGAGAGCTCAGTTTTTAGAATTCCAAAGAATGGAAAGAGAACTACAATATATGCTAGGTGTTTACAAAGGCTGGCAATATCATGTATCAATTAGATCAACCAAGAAAGCAGAAGAAGCATTGGAAGTTGCTAAAAATAAGATTGAAGCTATTGAACAAGAAATAGAGGCCAATAAAAATAATGCACAAGAGTTAGAGGAACACATCAAAGATTTAATGCAAACTAATCAATCG GAAGCATCAGACAGATTAAAAGCACTTGAAactgaattgaaagaaaaactagCAATTGAAGCTAAAGCAAAAGCATCAGCAAAAGGACTAAGTACTGATATTGCAAATGAGGAGAAAAAGAAGAAAGCACTTGAAACA AATCTAAATGATGATACTAAAGCACTAGTATCTAAAGAAAATGAATTAAGTAAAGTACAATCTCTTTTCGAAACCTTGAAAGAAAATGAAGCAAGGGACAAGGAAGATTTATCAGTAGCACAGAAAAAATATGAAGCTCTAGCTGCAGGTATGGAAGTTAACGAAGAGGGAAAAACCCAATCCCTACAGGAACAACTAATGACAGCCAAACAAGAAGCGGCAGAGGCCAATACAGAACGAAAACAAGCAAGCATGGAATTGagtttttgtcaaaattcactcaaagaaaagaagaaaacacTCGGAAACAATGCTTCTGATTACCAAAAGGATAAAGTTAATCTTGATAGAATCGTAAAGGAGTGTTCAACGATTGAACATGCTTTAGAAAAAATCAACTATTCAGAGGAAACCATGCAGCACTGGAACAGTAGAAGATCTGAAGTGAAAAAAGAAATCCATAGGATACGAGAACGATTAGATAATTTTGAGGCTCATAGACCATACTCCCAGTTCAAATACAGAGATCCCGAGACAAATTTCAACAGAAACAGAGTAAATGGTGTAGTATGTCGGCTCATCCAGGTTACTGATCCAAAAGCATGCACCGCTTTAGAGACAGCTGCCGGAGGAAGG ttatataATGTGGTTGTAGACACTGATACAACAAGTAAGCTTTTATTACAAAGAGGCAATTTACAATCCAGAACCACATTCATACCTTTGAATAAAATACAATCTCATGCTATGGATCAGAGAACGataaaattggcacaaaatatg tttggaGAAGAGAATGTCCAACCTGCTCTGTCGCTTATAAACTATGACAAACGATTGAGGCCAGCAATGGAGTTTATCTTTGGAAATGTATTCATATGTAAAGATATGGACATAGCTAGGCAGGTTACTTTTCACGATCAAATCAGAAAAAAGTGTGTCACTTTAGACGGTGATGTAACGGATCCTTCAGGTACTCTTAGTGGAGGAGCTAGACAAAGAGGAGGATCTGTTCTTCTGGAGTTGAAAGATATCAAAAACTTGGAG aatcaaCTAGTACAACTAGAACAAGAGCTCCAACAGATTGAACATGAAAGTAGACAAATGACTAATTGTCAAACTCAATATAATCAACTAAAGCAGAAGTTTGAATTCAAACAACATGAGCTAAGACTTATTGAACAAAGATTGCAACAAACGGAACATCACCGTCAACAGGAAGAAGTGAATAACCTCATTAAACAAATGG AGGACTTGGTTGAAAAAGAGAAAACCTGTAAAGAAATTGAACAGAAATGTAATCAAAAAGCGAAGGAATTAGAACTGAAAATGAGGGATATCAAAGGATACAGGGATAAACAGCTGAAAGATGCAGAAATGGAAATGCAAAGGGCAAAACAAAAGGCTGATAAAAGTCAAAAAGAATGGGAGAAACATGAAGATCAGTATCAAACACTAACATTGGAAATTTCCGAATTAAAAAAGGCAATAGAGAATACCAACAGTCAACTGCAATTGGCCATTGAAACTATTCAGCAATTGCAGCAAACTGCTCAAGATTCCAGTGAAAATTTCGAAACCATTAAAagtgttgttaaaaatttaaatgaacgtgTTACTCAAGAGAAAACTGCAATCGCAGcacaaaataaagaaatagaaaaaaaggtttcACAAAAGGAGAAAATTCTGGAACGCAATAACGAGCTGCTTTTggacataaaaaaaatcaatcatgAAACGAAAAAGCTCGATGATGAACTTCGAAATTGCCAAGGAAGG GAAGCAGATTTATCCAAGAAGTTGACAAATGAAAAACAGTATTTAGAAGAAGGATCTAAGTTAAGTGACAAAGAAGGACAACATTTAGAAAGGAGAATAAGAGAGATGCAAGAAACAAGAAATAAAATTGGCCGAAGAGTTAACACAAAAGCACAGACTATGTTTGAGCAGGAAGAAAAACAG TAcaatgaaatgagaaagaagCAACACATGGTAGAAAAtgacaagaaaaaattgatcatGGTGATGGAAGATTTAGACAGGAAGAAAAAAGAATCTCTCAAATTAGCTTTTGATCAGGTGTCCAAAGACTTTGGGTCAATTTTCAATACGTTACTTCCTGGTGCTAATGCAAAACTGGCCGCTCCATTCGGTTCGACTATTTTGGAAGGAGTCGAG GTTAAGGTATCTTTAGGTGGAGTATGGAAAGAAAGCTTAACAGAACTTAGTGGTGGTCAAAGATCTCTTGCAGCGCTTTCATTGATATTGGCCATGTTACTTTTCAAACCAGCACCACTGTATATATTAGACGAAGTTGATGCTGCCTTGGATCTATCCCATACACAAAATATAGGAAATATGCTGAAAGCCCATTTCAAAAAATCACAG ttcatcaTTGTGTCACTGAAGGACGGTATGTTTAATAATGCCAATGTTCTGTTCCGAACAAAGTTCGTAGATGGGGTATCAACTGTTCAAAGGACTACtaataaatcttga
- the LOC123678242 gene encoding neuralized-like protein 2, with protein sequence MDNTTIQEYKRFHRYHGDYIVLSEDETVAYRTRSFANAVTFSAKPLLPGELFIVEIEENDRGWCGHMRIGLTQSDPNTLSTAIPQFALPDLSVFGTSWIFGISRPHSLVNNIDQDEQPQDQNGQPQNQNEQLQDQNQQPQDQNEQPRDQNEQPQDNGNGNSSYFTSCKRLTYDSKSIKTCRGVIPRYCLISSRARAGELYPTDVGSRIGVMFIPTSENRADMHFIINGEDQGPLSRDIPYRDAPLYAVVDVYGTTKKIRIIQISLVPSLQAACREAILQRVPEGMIDLLPLPKLLKHFLLFEV encoded by the exons ATGGATAATACTACAATACAGGAGTATAAAAGATTTCACCGTTATCATGGTGATTATATTGTACTGTCTGAAGATGAGACCGTTGCTTATCGAACAAGAAGTTTTGCAAATGCGGTTACTTTCAGTGCTAAACCCTTATTACCAGGAGAACTATTTATTGTAGAAATTGAAGAGAATGATAGAGGTTGGTGTGGTCATATGAGAATAGGATTGACCCAATCAGATCCAAATACTTTATCTACTGCAATTCCCCAATTTGCTTTGCCAGATTTATCAGTATTTGGTACTTCTTGGATATTTGGTATATCTAGACCACATAGTTTAGTGAATAATATAGATCAAGATGAGCAACCTCAAGATCAGAATGGGCAACCCCAAAATCAGAATGAGCAACTTCAAGATCAGAATCAGCAACCTCAAGATCAGAATGAACAACCTCGAGATCAGAATGAGCAACCTCAAGATAATGGCAATGGTAATTCCAGCTATTTTACAAGCTGTAAAAGGTTGACCTACGATAGTAAAAGTATTAAGACTTGTAGAGGTGTAATTCCAAGGTATTGTCTTATATCTAGTAGAGCTCGAGCTGGAGAACTTTACCCAACTGATGTGGGTAGTAGAATAGGAGTTATGTTCATTCCAACATCTGAAAATAGAGCAGATATGCATTTTATAATAAATGGAGAAGATCAAGGACCTTTATCCAGAGATATACCATATAGAGATGCTCCTTTGTATGCTGTAGTAGATGTGTATGGCACAaccaaaaaaattagaattattcagATATCATTAG TTCCTTCTTTACAAGCAGCTTGCAGGGAAGCAATCCTACAAAGAGTTCCAGAGGGTATGATTGATTTGTTACCTCTTCCTAAAttgttgaaacattttttgttgttcgaagtttaa